ttTGATTTGCATTCgtgatttttatcgatttaaaattttaggAAACATGGAACCTTCCTTgttatattcaataattaGATAGATGTCATCGGAGAAACTGGATTTTCGAGTCCTAATTGAAGAAAttagaattctttttttttctctaataataaaaagatcttCAGAGTTTTAGtgactataaaattaatgtacTCTTCTAGCCATTATTCATTATTGATTTTGTTAACATGTTTAGATAAATAACTATCGTTGTTGTTTATATCGCTTTATTAACATTGGtttgttatttcttattatgaaattaaatataaattaaaatattattaataataaaaagcactatttttaaacgattgataattgtaattaatatgaCTTTagtgtaatataattatttataataatattactttcaTTTACACACATAATTATCACTTGAAATTACCTAAATAAACCGTTATTTATGTAACTACGTTATTcctattatttttgttaaaattttcagcatatttatattttaatataattaatattttatattacttaaatagagaaacattttttttgaatttcataaatgaaatacaaactGAAAAAAATGATTATTCTACTCGTATATCGCTAAACCTTACCATGTAGGGATTACAAAAATGCGTACTTCAGTTTTGATGTGATTTTCACGGGTAGAAGAAAAACATTTAGTCGAGAATCTTTCAAGTATTACATAGTATCGACCGAAATGAAGTTAAAAATATCGTTGTGAAAATGATCAATCGTTTACGATTTATAATACgtacataaattaaaattctaaattacaCGTTCCCTATATTTGGAAAGATGCATAGATTCATATTCACAAATAGTATTCGTCTGATGACGCAGACGTTTTAATTACTAATCGCACAGCTGAACGTAATCCGATTGTTTGACAAGTTTGGTACAATGCCGTGATTTGCATCGTTTCAATAGTATTTGATGTCTTTTGAACATTAATAACGATTCGATTCGTATTAGtggctctttctctctctctctctctctatatatatatatatatatatatatatttatttatttatttatttaatgataaaagttatgtatgtataataaataaattattttaaattaaaagtgataaaaaaaatttggaaatcaTAATTTGCATATCCCATATTTATGTGTATAAGTATGATTAGACCATgtcttaaaaatatgtttatgaacatttaaaaacattttaaaccTAACAAATGTGTtatcaaagaagaaatttaaacAGGCCTCGATACGCGCTAGGGAGAACCGTTCGAAAATTGAGTCAGATCTAGTCATAAAAGATCAACATGGAAGGTCAATAAAGCCGTCGTTCTTGCGAAACAGACAGAGATGAGTAGAATATCTCTGTTTTTGtcagaaatatttaacatatcaCGCATGCGTAGAACGACGACTTCCTTGTCTTCCATGTTGATTTTTCGCAACTAATCACGACTCAATTTTCAGTCGGTTTTCCCTAGTGAATATCGAGATCTGTTTATATGATctacatacataatatttaatataatacataatatacgattacatatgtacatacatataaatatgcaTGTAATTTGATGTTTTCTCTATAGAGGTCTCGACAGACGTACTTTTGTAGCTATAACATCTTTTCAACAGATAAGCatagataaaaattcaaaaaatttgGTGGATTATCTAGTAGATTAAAAaacttaaattatattaataaaataacaaaatatgacTGAATCTTCGAAGAAAATGGAAGATATTTACGAAGAATTTAGTAACCAAGTAGATCGAATTAACTATCTAATTAAACAGGTAGTCGTTTTattcattcatttttattttccatttgtaAGAAATAAAGTTGAGTTTATTAATAACtgactatatattttattattttgttgaaaGTTCACTGATTTAGAAGAAACGAATGGCAAACAGAAGAAGGATCGATATTACTGGAACTCACATTTGTCTACTTTATCGATAAACATTTGGGCAGGTCAGGTGAAATATTTGGAACTGCAAAAAAAAGAAGCTAGTCTTAAAAAAGCAATATCAAAGGCTACAAATATGATTGATCTTAAACAACAAGAATTGAAagatttaataacaaaaagaaCAACATATTTCACGAAACAATGGTTTGACTTTCTTTCTAAAGAATTTGTTTActttaatgaataaaaaattattgacaaaaaataataattttatgagaAGTTGTCTTTATTTTCagcgaaaaatttcgaattaaagGCATAAGGTATACAAACAATTTTCTGCATGCACAGACAGAATATGTAcgttcatttatatatattctgcatcgtaaatatattatatcttataattgtaaatatataataaataattaatatcctTTTCAtagacaaataaaaatttacatgaACAAATTGAAGAATTTCAAAAGCAGTATCAACAAATGTATAACGAATTGCCAACCTTTACAGAAAAATTATCAAACCTAGAAACAATATCAAACTCTGAAGAAACTGAAACAGTATTGAAAGTTAATTTCGTTTTGACGAATATAACGTAAGCGCAATTAATTTTTGCTATAATTATCAATTcacgtatattttcaataattgtgTGTC
The DNA window shown above is from Bombus fervidus isolate BK054 chromosome 8, iyBomFerv1, whole genome shotgun sequence and carries:
- the LOC139990080 gene encoding uncharacterized protein, which gives rise to MTESSKKMEDIYEEFSNQVDRINYLIKQFTDLEETNGKQKKDRYYWNSHLSTLSINIWAGQVKYLELQKKEASLKKAISKATNMIDLKQQELKDLITKRTTYFTKQCEKFRIKGIRYTNNFLHAQTEYTNKNLHEQIEEFQKQYQQMYNELPTFTEKLSNLETISNSEETETVLKVNFVLTNITTINTYKLLQITCAQNMLRKLENEIKQRRMILNNVQNK